The Ptiloglossa arizonensis isolate GNS036 chromosome 13, iyPtiAriz1_principal, whole genome shotgun sequence genome window below encodes:
- the LOC143153728 gene encoding uncharacterized protein LOC143153728 produces MSKCCVPSCRNSWRTHKLLVLPKDKELRIKWCMAISREDLIDVDLKQRNNYRVCEVHFMEHDKIGGPSNRRYLKCAAFPCLKLPDIVKQKNMSVIPTTLNNEVPKVENPFVNPIPRTSRTSENSCKESGYKQRVLRPSSTYVDI; encoded by the exons ATGTCGAAATGTTGTGTACCAAGTTGTAGAAATTCGTGGAGAACTCATAAACTTTTGGTTTTACCAAAGGACAAGGAG CTTCGGATAAAATGGTGCATGGCCATATCTAGAGAAGATTTAATTGATGTAGAtttaaaacaaagaaacaattatcgagTATGTGAAGTACATTTTATGGAACACGATAAAATCGGTGGACCTTCTAATAGAAGATATTTAAAATGTGCCGCATTTCCATGTTTAAAATTACCAGATATAGTAAAACAAAAGAACATGTCGGTAATTCCTACAACATTAA ATAATGAGGTACCAAAAGTAGAAAACCCATTTGTCAATCCTATACCTCGAACATCAAGAACCTCTGAAAACTCTTGTAAAGAATCAG GTTATAAACAGAGAGTCCTAAGACCATCTAGTACATATGTGGATATATAA
- the LOC143153724 gene encoding transmembrane protein 231-like isoform X3, translated as MSYHIDHKRGRATTKVSGFSLKNRVYAETPDVLFSYKYLLLAYRDYNINPIICSMSTTYKNNQIVDDCILIKVQELDTNSDGKKDILKFEAHFYTDKPIKSLKLLLFFNFTLKQLFEATIESIAVFNHVLNEEVQKVHFSGDLMLEQKGLINSKGLFETYNQSLEIADHSLEELLMKNINRKLSAKLNNEYVTSQVGYLNEDVVIVHGEIIYRGHLIYYQSSIWEELKWAWVQYLSCLLVFAYVAKHILVFLFSNRIKPIERLHSRNISRMKIACL; from the exons atgagTTACCACATTGACCATAAACGAGGTAGAGCAACAACGAAGGTCTCGG GTTTCTCTTTGAAAAATCGTGTATATGCAGAAACACCTGATGTATTGTTTAGTTATAAATATCTATTATTAGCTTATAGGGATTATAATATTAATCCCATAATTTGCTCAATGTCTACAAcgtataaaaataatcaaatcGTAGATGACTGCATATTAATAAag GTTCAAGAGCTAGATACAAATAGCGATGGTAAAAaggatattttaaaatttgagGCTCATTTTTATACGGACAAACCAATTAAGTCTCTAAAgcttttacttttctttaattttacacTAAAG CAATTGTTTGAGGCTACAATAGAATCCATTGCTGTATTTAATCATGTATTAAATGAAGAAGTTCAAAAAGTGCATTTTTCTGGAGATTTAATGTTAGAGCAGAAAGGCCTTATCAACAGCAAAGGTTTATTCGAAACATATAATCAAAGTTTAGAAATAGCTGATCATTCACTGGAAGAATTgcttatgaaaaatattaataggaAGC TTTCAGCAAAACTAAACAATGAATATGTAACAAGTCAAGTAGGTTACTTAAACGAAGATGTGGTAATTGTTCATGGAGAAATAATTTATAGGGGACATTTAATCTATTATCAATCCAGTATTTGGGAAGAATTAAAGTGGGCATGGGTTCAGTATTTATCGTGCCTTCTTGTCTTTGCTTATGTAGCAAAACATATTTtggttttcttattttcaaatcg AATAAAACCAATCGAACGTTTGCATTCGaggaatatttcgcgaatgaaaattgcTTGTTTATAA
- the LOC143153724 gene encoding transmembrane protein 231-like isoform X1: MAAIEIFSSTVDYKYKSNICSLSFFIVLLFVTLSLFTPFFIIYNAGGFSLKNRVYAETPDVLFSYKYLLLAYRDYNINPIICSMSTTYKNNQIVDDCILIKVQELDTNSDGKKDILKFEAHFYTDKPIKSLKLLLFFNFTLKQLFEATIESIAVFNHVLNEEVQKVHFSGDLMLEQKGLINSKGLFETYNQSLEIADHSLEELLMKNINRKLSAKLNNEYVTSQVGYLNEDVVIVHGEIIYRGHLIYYQSSIWEELKWAWVQYLSCLLVFAYVAKHILVFLFSNRIKPIERLHSRNISRMKIACL, translated from the exons ATGGCcgctattgaaatattttcaagcactgtagattataaatataaaagtaatatttGTTCTCTAAGTTTTTTTATCGTATTACTTTTTGTAACATTGTCATTGTTTACaccttttttcattatttataatgCCGGAg GTTTCTCTTTGAAAAATCGTGTATATGCAGAAACACCTGATGTATTGTTTAGTTATAAATATCTATTATTAGCTTATAGGGATTATAATATTAATCCCATAATTTGCTCAATGTCTACAAcgtataaaaataatcaaatcGTAGATGACTGCATATTAATAAag GTTCAAGAGCTAGATACAAATAGCGATGGTAAAAaggatattttaaaatttgagGCTCATTTTTATACGGACAAACCAATTAAGTCTCTAAAgcttttacttttctttaattttacacTAAAG CAATTGTTTGAGGCTACAATAGAATCCATTGCTGTATTTAATCATGTATTAAATGAAGAAGTTCAAAAAGTGCATTTTTCTGGAGATTTAATGTTAGAGCAGAAAGGCCTTATCAACAGCAAAGGTTTATTCGAAACATATAATCAAAGTTTAGAAATAGCTGATCATTCACTGGAAGAATTgcttatgaaaaatattaataggaAGC TTTCAGCAAAACTAAACAATGAATATGTAACAAGTCAAGTAGGTTACTTAAACGAAGATGTGGTAATTGTTCATGGAGAAATAATTTATAGGGGACATTTAATCTATTATCAATCCAGTATTTGGGAAGAATTAAAGTGGGCATGGGTTCAGTATTTATCGTGCCTTCTTGTCTTTGCTTATGTAGCAAAACATATTTtggttttcttattttcaaatcg AATAAAACCAATCGAACGTTTGCATTCGaggaatatttcgcgaatgaaaattgcTTGTTTATAA
- the LOC143153724 gene encoding transmembrane protein 231-like isoform X2, with protein sequence MAAIEIFSSTVDYKYKSNICSLSFFIVLLFVTLSLFTPFFIIYNAGGFSLKNRVYAETPDVLFSYKYLLLAYRDYNINPIICSMSTTYKNNQIVDDCILIKVQELDTNSDGKKDILKFEAHFYTDKPIKSLKLLLFFNFTLKQLFEATIESIAVFNHVLNEEVQKVHFSGDLMLEQKGLINSKGLFETYNQSLEIADHSLEELLMKNINRKLSAKLNNEYVTSQVGYLNEDVVIVHGEIIYRGHLIYYQSSIWEELKWAWVQYLSCLLVFAYVAKHILVFLFSNRYLNCYIMVPWRNK encoded by the exons ATGGCcgctattgaaatattttcaagcactgtagattataaatataaaagtaatatttGTTCTCTAAGTTTTTTTATCGTATTACTTTTTGTAACATTGTCATTGTTTACaccttttttcattatttataatgCCGGAg GTTTCTCTTTGAAAAATCGTGTATATGCAGAAACACCTGATGTATTGTTTAGTTATAAATATCTATTATTAGCTTATAGGGATTATAATATTAATCCCATAATTTGCTCAATGTCTACAAcgtataaaaataatcaaatcGTAGATGACTGCATATTAATAAag GTTCAAGAGCTAGATACAAATAGCGATGGTAAAAaggatattttaaaatttgagGCTCATTTTTATACGGACAAACCAATTAAGTCTCTAAAgcttttacttttctttaattttacacTAAAG CAATTGTTTGAGGCTACAATAGAATCCATTGCTGTATTTAATCATGTATTAAATGAAGAAGTTCAAAAAGTGCATTTTTCTGGAGATTTAATGTTAGAGCAGAAAGGCCTTATCAACAGCAAAGGTTTATTCGAAACATATAATCAAAGTTTAGAAATAGCTGATCATTCACTGGAAGAATTgcttatgaaaaatattaataggaAGC TTTCAGCAAAACTAAACAATGAATATGTAACAAGTCAAGTAGGTTACTTAAACGAAGATGTGGTAATTGTTCATGGAGAAATAATTTATAGGGGACATTTAATCTATTATCAATCCAGTATTTGGGAAGAATTAAAGTGGGCATGGGTTCAGTATTTATCGTGCCTTCTTGTCTTTGCTTATGTAGCAAAACATATTTtggttttcttattttcaaatcgGTATTTAAACTGTTACATTATGGTCccatggagaaataaatag
- the LOC143153725 gene encoding ubiquitin-conjugating enzyme E2Q-like protein 1 isoform X1, producing the protein MSTRSKEKVVAAFRKIFRSSEKISEQEAASSSTSSPSRRLLSRHHRPDAVTPADDVLPENSGASNSNHGSCFFKSKKTTGTSTQGAVVVPDKKVRLRRLMKELSEIQRTQHRLESIFTAELVNDNLFEWHVRLHKIDPESELAADMRERNIPHILLHVVFPKNFPFAPPFMRVISPRIEKGFVMEGGAICMELLTPRGWVSAYTMEAVIMQFAASIVKGQGRVAGKAVAANKEFNRRSAEVSFRSLVKTHEKYGWVTPRLAEG; encoded by the exons ATGTCTACGAGGTCGAAAGAGAAGGTCGTGGCCGCTTTTCGGAAAATTTTTCGATCCTCCGAGAAAATTTCGGAGCAAGAAGCGGCGAGCAGTTCGACGAGTTCTCCGTCGAGAAGACTTCTGAGTCGGCATCATCGTCCCGATGCGGTTACACCAGCTGACGACGTGTTGCCCGAAAATTCTGGTGCCAGTAACTCCAACCACGGAAGTTGTTTCTTTAAATCCAAGAAAACCACCGGCACCTCTACTCAG GGTGCTGTTGTAGTACCGGACAAGAAGGTTCGCCTACGTCGATTAATGAAGGAGCTCAGCGAGATCCAAAGGACTCAGCACCGGCTCGAGTCGATCTTCACCGCGGAGCTGGTCAACGACAATTTATTCGAGTGGCACGTGAGACTGCACAAAATCGATCCAGAGAGTGAATTGGCGGCCGACATGAGAGAACGCAATATACCTCATATACTTCTCCACGTCGTATTTCCAAAGAACTTTCCATTCGCCCCACCTTTTATGCGTGTCATTTCGCCTCGAATCGAGAAAGGATTCGTGATGGAGGGCGGTGCTATTTGCATGGAACTTCTTACACCCAGGGGATGGGTTAGCGCGTACACCATGGAAGCCGTGATTATGCAATTTGCTGCCAGCATCGTTAAAGGCCAG GGTCGTGTGGCAGGGAAAGCAGTGGCGGCGAACAAAGAATTCAATAGGCGCTCAGCTGAAGTATCCTTCAGAAGTCTAGTGAAGACCCATGAAAAGTATGGTTGGGTCACGCCACGACTTGCCGAGGGTTGA
- the LOC143153725 gene encoding ubiquitin-conjugating enzyme E2Q-like protein 1 isoform X2, with translation MSTRSKEKVVAAFRKIFRSSEKISEQEAASSSTSSPSRRLLSRHHRPDAVTPADDVLPENSGASNSNHGSCFFKSKKTTGTSTQGAVVVPDKKVRLRRLMKELSEIQRTQHRLESIFTAELVNDNLFEWHVRLHKIDPESELAADMRERNIPHILLHVVFPKNFPFAPPFMRVISPRIEKGFVMEGGAICMELLTPRGWVSAYTMEAVIMQFAASIVKGQEVCCAIVEKGVESDSEIFKEF, from the exons ATGTCTACGAGGTCGAAAGAGAAGGTCGTGGCCGCTTTTCGGAAAATTTTTCGATCCTCCGAGAAAATTTCGGAGCAAGAAGCGGCGAGCAGTTCGACGAGTTCTCCGTCGAGAAGACTTCTGAGTCGGCATCATCGTCCCGATGCGGTTACACCAGCTGACGACGTGTTGCCCGAAAATTCTGGTGCCAGTAACTCCAACCACGGAAGTTGTTTCTTTAAATCCAAGAAAACCACCGGCACCTCTACTCAG GGTGCTGTTGTAGTACCGGACAAGAAGGTTCGCCTACGTCGATTAATGAAGGAGCTCAGCGAGATCCAAAGGACTCAGCACCGGCTCGAGTCGATCTTCACCGCGGAGCTGGTCAACGACAATTTATTCGAGTGGCACGTGAGACTGCACAAAATCGATCCAGAGAGTGAATTGGCGGCCGACATGAGAGAACGCAATATACCTCATATACTTCTCCACGTCGTATTTCCAAAGAACTTTCCATTCGCCCCACCTTTTATGCGTGTCATTTCGCCTCGAATCGAGAAAGGATTCGTGATGGAGGGCGGTGCTATTTGCATGGAACTTCTTACACCCAGGGGATGGGTTAGCGCGTACACCATGGAAGCCGTGATTATGCAATTTGCTGCCAGCATCGTTAAAGGCCAG GAGGTATGCTGTGCAATAGTTGAGAAAGGAGTGGAAAGTGACAGCGAAATTTTTAAGGAGTTCTAA